The Rhizobium sp. Pop5 genome segment TTGATGATCGGTGACGTCCGGCGGCGACGCTGGACAACGGAACGCAAACTGCAGATCATCGAGGAAAGCTATGCCGCCGGGGAGACCGTTTCCTCCGCGGCGCGGCGGCATGGAGTTGCGCCAAATCTTCTGTATCGCTGGCGTAGGCTCCTGAGCGAGGGAGGTGCGGTGGCCGTGGATTCTGACGAGCCAGTGATCGGCAATTCCGAGGTGAAGAAGCTGGAAGATCGAGTGCGCGAGCTTGAGCGCATCCTCGGGCGCAAGACGTTGGAGAACGAGATTCTCCGCGAAGCTCTTTCTAAAGCCCACTCAAAAAAACCGATATCGCGGCCGATCTTGTTGCCGAAGGACGGTTCCCGATGAAGACCGTGGCTGACGTCCTGGGCGTATCGCGGTCCAATCTCGTGGAGCGCCTTAAAGGCAAGTGCAAGCCGCGTGGATCATACCTCAAAGCGGACGATGCCGAGCTGCTGCCTGCCATTCGTAAACTCGTGGATGCTCGGCCGACCTATGGCTATCGGCGGATCGCTGCCCTTCTCAACAGGCAGCGGCGAGCTGCTGATCTGCCCGTCGTCAATCGCAAGCGAGTTCATCGCATCATGGCCAATCACGCTATGATCCTTGAGAAACACACGGCGGTGCGAATAGGCCGTGTCCACGACGGCAAGGTCATGGTGATGCGGTCTAACCTGCGCTGGTGCTCGGATGGCCTTGAGTTCACTTGCTGGAATGGCGAGGTGGTCCGTCTCGCGTTCATCATCGATGCGTTTGACCGGGAAATTATCTCATGGGCAGCCGTCGCCAATGCCGGGATATCCGGCTGCGACATTCGAGACATGATGTTGGAGGCCGTCGAAAAGCGCTTCGGCGCAACCAGCGCCCCGCATGCAATAGAACATCTATCTGATAACGGCAGTGCATACACCGCGCGGGAGACCAGGCTGTTTGCCCAAGCCCTCAACCTGATCCCATGCTTCACGCCCGTTGCCAGCCCACAATCGAACGGCATGTCTGAAGCCTTCGTCAAAACCTTGAAGCGGGACTATATACGCATCTCACCCATTCCGGACGCCGATACAGCTCTCCGGAAGATCGACGGATGGATCGAAGACTATAATGAAATCCATCCACACTCAGCGCTGAAAATGGCCTCCCCAAGGGAGTTCATCAAAGCATTGTCTCAATAGCTGATCTGTCCGGCGAAATGGGGGGCACTCCACTGGCACGCCACCAATATCTTGAACATGCTTCCAAACAGAAGGAGCCCGCCAGTCGATAGCCAGCGTACGGCAAAGCCTCTCCGGTATCGCGATATGATGAACCTACTTCCGCCCATCCGTTCACTAGCATTTCATGTCGCTCGGTGACGCCGCTCCACATCGCCTATTGCTAAGGTGCCATTCGATATTTAAAGTGGATTATCTGCAACTATAACGTCTATCGTAACTATGCGGCCTACTTAATTGATCACCAAACTAACCTAAGCCTTTTCGACGAACCTTCATTGGATCTATGCTGGAAGGTTCTGTACTGGAAAAATCGATTGTTTGGATATAAAATATCCGTTGTTTGGATGTGACTAAAGATGCGTTTCAAGGGCCTTGATCTAAACCTGCTCGTTGCATTGGATGCGCTCACGACCGAGCGCAACCTAACGGCTGCCGCACGTAGTATCAATCTAAGTCAACCAGCAATGAGTGCCGCCATTGGTAGGCTTCGGGACTATTTCCGCGACGAATTGTTTACAATGAATGGTCGAGAACTTCGGCTGACGCCCCGTGCCGAAGGACTTGCCTCGGCAGTGCGTGAAACTCTCTTGCAGGTACAATGCTCAATCATCTCTTGGGAGCCGTTTAACCCGTCGAAGTCTGACAGATGCTTTAGAATAGTTCTGTCCGATTTCATGATGCTGATATACTTCAATAAAATCATTGAGCGAGTTGCTCGAGAAGCGCCCGCAGTCAGCTTTGAGTTGCTGCCTTTGGATAGTGATCCGTACGAGATGCTTAGCCGCGGTGACGTCGACTTCCTCATCGTGCCTGAATTTTTTCTCTCGGGCGCACACCCGAGCGCAAAACTGTTCACAGAGAAGTTTGTATGTGTAGCCTGTTCGACAAATGTGGACCTACCTTCAGCGCTGACGATCGAGCAATATGTCTCCACGGGACACGTCGCTGCCGCGTTTGGGCGCTTTTTGAAGCCATCGGTCGAGGGCTGGTTCTTGCTCGAGAATGGTATTCAGAGGCGGGTGGAGGTCGTCGTGCAAGGGTTTAGCTTAATACCACCAGTCCTGCGTGGCACGAACCGCATAGCTAACCTACCGCTTCGCTTAGTCGAGCATTACGAAAGTACTTTCCCTTTGCGGATCATCAACCTTCCGTTACCGCTCCCCGTCTTCACAGAAGCTGTTCAATGGCCAGCGCTCCATAATGCCGATCCAGGGAGCATCTGGTTCAGGGAGATATTGGTTGAGGAAGCTTCCCGTATGATGTCCTCCAACGCACCTAAAATACATGGGTTGCTACAACAATCCGGTTCCTGACCAAGGTTCCTGCTTGAGTAAGATCCGCCCGAGCCCGAATAAGTTCAACAGCCACCAAAGAGGCTTTTCAAAGGTATCCATCCGGGGAAGGCCCGCTGACCTTGCCCCCAAGTTTTATCCAGTTTTGAGTTCGCTCCGACGGTTTTGGGTTGCTGTATTTGCGGCGGTAGCGGCGGGTTGCGGTGCGGAGCAATTGTGGTCCCCCAGCACCCTTCGATTTGCCGCCGAAGGTGCTAGACAGCACGTCGCGCAATCGTCCGAAGGGCGGCCGATCGGCGACGGGCGTAGCGCTCAGCTTCGTCGATAAAATGGCCTGCGGGTCACTCACAGGTGGTGCCGTCTTCAGCTAATCGGCCGCGTCGCGGGTCGTCGCTCCCAATGCAGCCCAGCTTCCTAGGTTTCAGGATGGTCACGGCAATCGCGCTGCCTCCTGAACCATTATATCTCGCATCCAGATATTTGCCGGATCTTTGTCGTGAAGTACCGGCCATTGGACTGCCTCGGTGAATGTCGGCAGCGCTATCGGGGGCGCAGTCATCCGCAATGGTATCGTGTCCTCAAAAAGCCCAACTAGTCGTAACGGAACGGTTGCGATGCGATCGGTGCCCATTAGGGCGGCGGGGATCATGCTAAAGCTTGAAACAACGACTTCGACCCGCCTCTTGAGGCCATGCTCCTGCAAGAAGCAATCTTCTATGGTAGGCTGCTGCGTCCGACCGAACCTAACTACCGCGTGCCCCATTGAAGAATACTCCTCGGCAGTAAGGGCTTCCTCAAGTTGTTTGTTATTACTGCAGCCGACGCAAGTCAGTCGTTCCTGAAATAGATCTATCTTAGGGTGCGCGCTCGACATGAATAGCGGTGGGCTAATAAGGAAGTCTACGTCGC includes the following:
- a CDS encoding IS3 family transposase (programmed frameshift) produces the protein MSNEFRQVDLMIGDVRRRRWTTERKLQIIEESYAAGETVSSAARRHGVAPNLLYRWRRLLSEGGAVAVDSDEPVIGNSEVKKLEDRVRELERILGRKTLENEILREALSKAHFKKTDIAADLVAEGRFPMKTVADVLGVSRSNLVERLKGKCKPRGSYLKADDAELLPAIRKLVDARPTYGYRRIAALLNRQRRAADLPVVNRKRVHRIMANHAMILEKHTAVRIGRVHDGKVMVMRSNLRWCSDGLEFTCWNGEVVRLAFIIDAFDREIISWAAVANAGISGCDIRDMMLEAVEKRFGATSAPHAIEHLSDNGSAYTARETRLFAQALNLIPCFTPVASPQSNGMSEAFVKTLKRDYIRISPIPDADTALRKIDGWIEDYNEIHPHSALKMASPREFIKALSQ
- the nodD2 gene encoding transcriptional regulator NodD2, whose translation is MRFKGLDLNLLVALDALTTERNLTAAARSINLSQPAMSAAIGRLRDYFRDELFTMNGRELRLTPRAEGLASAVRETLLQVQCSIISWEPFNPSKSDRCFRIVLSDFMMLIYFNKIIERVAREAPAVSFELLPLDSDPYEMLSRGDVDFLIVPEFFLSGAHPSAKLFTEKFVCVACSTNVDLPSALTIEQYVSTGHVAAAFGRFLKPSVEGWFLLENGIQRRVEVVVQGFSLIPPVLRGTNRIANLPLRLVEHYESTFPLRIINLPLPLPVFTEAVQWPALHNADPGSIWFREILVEEASRMMSSNAPKIHGLLQQSGS
- the nodD3 gene encoding transcriptional regulator NodD3, which translates into the protein MRFKGLDLNLLVALDALMIERNLTAAARSINLSQPAMSAAVRRLRSYFRDELFTMRGREFVPTPRAEDLAPAIREALQHIRLNIIPWDKFTPDQSDRHFRVSLCDFVTVVLFQKILERLAREAPGISFDLLPLTDNPDELLRRGDVDFLISPPLFMSSAHPKIDLFQERLTCVGCSNNKQLEEALTAEEYSSMGHAVVRFGRTQQPTIEDCFLQEHGLKRRVEVVVSSFSMIPAALMGTDRIATVPLRLVGLFEDTIPLRMTAPPIALPTFTEAVQWPVLHDKDPANIWMRDIMVQEAARLP